A part of Scleropages formosus chromosome 3, fSclFor1.1, whole genome shotgun sequence genomic DNA contains:
- the odr4 gene encoding protein odr-4 homolog isoform X1 yields the protein MGRGYIVDDSVEKYLVSLQTASLSSLTGLLIGQSLPQRDFVVLAVQTPQKAKSESDPSERKPVHSLCDIDTEWVTQHAKQVSWTLPGGLSVLGVFLITPPDLEKEAQNTLRRLVFSVEKLISKGRLWSLNEDDVSERVGLHICSKTRRAVCRTFDVQDAKSSAKPADWKYQHGVSDSWLVLKCSVELHVRFPTPDITLENLEKSTKVSLQKWGNQIESSICLVNGVRVSSDSELISGQKKNTKAFPSNLRAQILIHNQGLQPEEVRTCASVQVCGGVLALRGVVHCRAYIHSNKPKAKQAAEALKRDIMNTVSYRTEMFFEDLLMSEADGERGTIGEKQPLPQRVFASVPGAGFCVCDYMFPDEGTAEVKERLKETLDCDIPEEEVDLTQEVIAAYSETASEDHADDADQQGLPEPAENQKFRHQYFDIIIFLHPALWLPLRLCVQARVQHNL from the exons aTGGGAAGAGGTTACATTGTAGATGATTCAGTAGAAAAATACCTGGTCAGCCTCCAGACTGCAAGTTTATCCTCTCTTACTGGCCTCTTAATTGGACAG AGCTTACCCCAGAGGGACTTCGTGGTTCTTGCAGTCCAGACTCCCCAGAAAGCGAAAAGTGAGAGTGACCCATCTGAAAGAAAACCTGTGCACTCGCTCTGTGACATCGACACTGAGTGGGTCACACAACACGCCAAACAA gtttcCTGGACTTTACCAGGAGGTTTGTCTGTGCTCGGTGTGTTTCTGATCACTCCACCAGACCTGGAAAAAGAAGCCCAGAACACACTGAGACGG TTGGTCTTCTCTGTTGAAAAACTCATATCTAAGGGACGGTTATGGAGTCTCAATGAAGATGATGTGTCCGAAAGAGTAGGGCTTCACATTTGCTCAAAAACAAGGAG AGCTGTTTGTCGAACATTTGATGTGCAGGATGCCAAA AGCTCTGCTAAGCCTGCAGATTGGAAATACCAGCATGGAGTGTCTGATTCCTGGCTGGTCTTGAAGTGCTCAGTTGAGTTACATGTTCGGTTCCCCACACCGGATATAACCTtagaaaatctggaaaaaagcacaaag gtTAGTCTTCAGAAATGGGGAAACCAAATTGAGTCCAGTATTTGTCTTGTTAATGGTGTGCGTGTAAGCAGTGACAGTGAACTCATTTCAGGACAG aagaaGAACACCAAGGCCTTCCCATCAAACCTCCGGGCTCAGATCCTTATTCACAAC CAAGGGCTTCAGCCAGAGGAGGTGCGGACCTGTGCGTCAGTACAGGTGTGCGGTGGCGTCCTGGCTCTGAGGGGGGTCGTGCACTGCAGAGCCTACATTCACAGCAACAAGCCTAAAGCCAAGCAGGCTGCAGAG GCCTTAAAGAGGGATATAATGAACACGGTGTCCTACAGAACAGAGATGTTTTTTGAAGATCTCCTCATGAGCGAAGCAGATGGGGAAAGAG GTACGATCGGAGAGAAGCAACCCCTGCCGCAGCGGGTGTTTGCCTCTGTGCCTGGTGCcggcttctgtgtgtgtgactacatGTTCCCCGACGAGGGCAcagcagaggtgaaggagcgCTTGAAGGAAACGCTGGACTGTGACATCCCAGAAGAGGAAGTAGACCTGACCCAGGAGGTCATTGCTG CTTATTCTGAAACGGCTTCTGAAGATCATGCAGATGATGCAGACCAGCAGGGTCTACCTGAACCTGCAGAAAACCAGAAATTCCGCCATCAATATTTCg ATATTATCATTTTCCTCCATCCTGCATTATGGTTACCACTGAGACTTTGCGTGCAAGCAAGAGTACAACATAATCTTTAG
- the odr4 gene encoding protein odr-4 homolog isoform X2 — MGRGYIVDDSVEKYLVSLQTASLSSLTGLLIGQSLPQRDFVVLAVQTPQKAKSESDPSERKPVHSLCDIDTEWVTQHAKQVSWTLPGGLSVLGVFLITPPDLEKEAQNTLRRLVFSVEKLISKGRLWSLNEDDVSERVGLHICSKTRRAVCRTFDVQDAKSSAKPADWKYQHGVSDSWLVLKCSVELHVRFPTPDITLENLEKSTKVSLQKWGNQIESSICLVNGVRVSSDSELISGQKKNTKAFPSNLRAQILIHNQGLQPEEVRTCASVQVCGGVLALRGVVHCRAYIHSNKPKAKQAAEALKRDIMNTVSYRTEMFFEDLLMSEADGERGTIGEKQPLPQRVFASVPGAGFCVCDYMFPDEGTAEVKERLKETLDCDIPEEEVDLTQEVIAAYSETASEDHADDADQQGLPEPAENQKFRHQYFGVVVAAGVAMLATAASLLYLSD; from the exons aTGGGAAGAGGTTACATTGTAGATGATTCAGTAGAAAAATACCTGGTCAGCCTCCAGACTGCAAGTTTATCCTCTCTTACTGGCCTCTTAATTGGACAG AGCTTACCCCAGAGGGACTTCGTGGTTCTTGCAGTCCAGACTCCCCAGAAAGCGAAAAGTGAGAGTGACCCATCTGAAAGAAAACCTGTGCACTCGCTCTGTGACATCGACACTGAGTGGGTCACACAACACGCCAAACAA gtttcCTGGACTTTACCAGGAGGTTTGTCTGTGCTCGGTGTGTTTCTGATCACTCCACCAGACCTGGAAAAAGAAGCCCAGAACACACTGAGACGG TTGGTCTTCTCTGTTGAAAAACTCATATCTAAGGGACGGTTATGGAGTCTCAATGAAGATGATGTGTCCGAAAGAGTAGGGCTTCACATTTGCTCAAAAACAAGGAG AGCTGTTTGTCGAACATTTGATGTGCAGGATGCCAAA AGCTCTGCTAAGCCTGCAGATTGGAAATACCAGCATGGAGTGTCTGATTCCTGGCTGGTCTTGAAGTGCTCAGTTGAGTTACATGTTCGGTTCCCCACACCGGATATAACCTtagaaaatctggaaaaaagcacaaag gtTAGTCTTCAGAAATGGGGAAACCAAATTGAGTCCAGTATTTGTCTTGTTAATGGTGTGCGTGTAAGCAGTGACAGTGAACTCATTTCAGGACAG aagaaGAACACCAAGGCCTTCCCATCAAACCTCCGGGCTCAGATCCTTATTCACAAC CAAGGGCTTCAGCCAGAGGAGGTGCGGACCTGTGCGTCAGTACAGGTGTGCGGTGGCGTCCTGGCTCTGAGGGGGGTCGTGCACTGCAGAGCCTACATTCACAGCAACAAGCCTAAAGCCAAGCAGGCTGCAGAG GCCTTAAAGAGGGATATAATGAACACGGTGTCCTACAGAACAGAGATGTTTTTTGAAGATCTCCTCATGAGCGAAGCAGATGGGGAAAGAG GTACGATCGGAGAGAAGCAACCCCTGCCGCAGCGGGTGTTTGCCTCTGTGCCTGGTGCcggcttctgtgtgtgtgactacatGTTCCCCGACGAGGGCAcagcagaggtgaaggagcgCTTGAAGGAAACGCTGGACTGTGACATCCCAGAAGAGGAAGTAGACCTGACCCAGGAGGTCATTGCTG CTTATTCTGAAACGGCTTCTGAAGATCATGCAGATGATGCAGACCAGCAGGGTCTACCTGAACCTGCAGAAAACCAGAAATTCCGCCATCAATATTTCg gtgtggtggtggcagcTGGAGTTGCCATGCTTGCCACAGCAGCATCTCTGCTCTATCTGAGTGACTGA
- the pdca gene encoding phosducin a: MSSPALEEEDLPTHTGPKGVIHDWRKFKLESEDHETVTPNRRELLRQMSNPQKPEESRERASRKMSTQEYELIKEEDEKCLRKYRKQCMQEMHERLSFGPRFDGVYELENGEAFLDVIEKEHRLTLVVVHIYEDGVEGCEALNNCLTCLAAEYPTVKFCRIKASCTGAGDRFSDNVLPTMLVYKAGELLGNFLRITQHLNEEFFAVDVEAFLNEYGLLPEKEFAACPNDEQEADVE, translated from the exons ATGTCTTCTCCAGCTCTGGAAGAGGAGGACCTAccaacacacacag GTCCCAAAGGGGTCATTCATGACTGGAGAAAGTTCAAGTTGGAGAGTGAGGACCATGAAACTGTAACTCCCAACAGACGTGAACTCTTGAGACAGATGTCCAACCCACAGAAGCCCGAGGAGTCCCGTGAGAGGGCCAGCCGCAAG ATGAGCACACAAGAGTATGAGCTAATaaaggaggaggatgagaagtGCCTACGCAAGTACCGCAAGCAATGCATGCAGGAGATGCACGAGCGCTTGAGCTTCGGACCCCGTTTTGACGGTGTGTACGAGCTGGAGAACGGTGAAGCCTTCCTGGACGTCATCGAGAAGGAGCACCGACTGACGCTGGTGGTGGTACACATCTACGAAGATGGTGTTGAGGGCTGCGAGGCCCTGAACAACTGCCTGACCTGCCTGGCTGCTGAGTATCCTACCGTGAAGTTCTGCCGGATCAAAGCCTCCTGCACAGGTGCTGGTGACCGCTTCTCGGACAACGTGCTGCCCACCATGCTGGTCTACAAGGCTGGTGAGCTGCTGGGCAACTTCTTGCGCATCACACAGCACCTGAACGAAGAGTTCTTCGCTGTGGATGTGGAAGCCTTCCTCAACGAGTACGGTCTCCTTCCAGAAAAAGAGTTTGCTGCCTGTCCCAACGATGAGCAGGAAGCTGATGTGGAGTGA